The following are encoded together in the Oncorhynchus kisutch isolate 150728-3 linkage group LG8, Okis_V2, whole genome shotgun sequence genome:
- the LOC109894916 gene encoding synaptic vesicle glycoprotein 2C isoform X2: protein MRQTVSQPNVSAAEALATHSTPFPMECLRWQIRKQKVGKHDEAWMILKQIHDTNMRARGQPEKVFTVNRIKIPKHLDELVEMKSESGNAVSKALFRSKTELRGILVNFMKCFDYPLKENTIKLAIVWFTLSFGYYGLSVWFPDVIKHLQADDYASKVKIHSNERIEDFTFNFTLENQIHTNGVFISDRFLNMKLKSVTFIDSTFRNCYFDDVTSVGSYFRNCTFIEAFFYNTDIDESKLIDGTEVINSSFHHNKTGCQMTFDDDYSAYWVYFINFLGTLAVLPGNIVSALLMDKIGRLSMLGGSMVLSGISCFFLWFGTSESMMIFMLCLYNGLSISAWNSLDVVTTESFPTDRRGTGFGFCNALCKLAAVLGNVIFGSLVGITKAIPILLASSVLVCGGLVGLRLPDTRANVLM from the exons ATGAGGCAAACAGTGAGTCAGCCTAATGTTTCAGCAGCAGAGGCCTTGGCTACACATTCCACGCCATTTCCCATGGAGTGTCTGCGATGGCAAATAAGAAAGCAAAAG GTGGGGAAGCATGACGAGGCTTGGATGATCCTCAAACAGATCCATGACACCAACATGCGAGCGCGTGGGCAGCCGGAGAAAGTCTTCACC GTGAACAGAATCAAGATCCCCAAGCATCTGGATGAGCTGGTGGAGATGAAGTCAGAGTCGGGGAACGCAGTCTCCAAGGCCCTCTTCAGGTCAAAGACAGAGCTACGTGGG ATCTTGGTTAACTTTATGAAGTGTTTTGACTACCCTCTGAAAGAAAACACTATCAAGCTGGCTATTGTGTGGTTTACACTGTCATTTGG gTACTACGGCCTGTCTGTGTGGTTCCCTGACGTCATCAAGCATCTTCAGGCAGACGACTACGCCTCCAAGGTGAAGATCCACAGCAACGAACGCATCGAGGACTTCACCTTCAACTTCACCCTGGAGAACCAGATCCACACCAACGGGGTCTTCATCAGCGACAg ATTTCTTAATATGAAGTTGAAGTCCGTCACCTTCATTGACTCCACCTTCCGTAACTGCTACTTTGACGACGTGACGTCGGTGGGATCCTACTTCCGGAACTGTACCTTCATCGAGGCGTTCTTCTACAACACTG ACATCGATGAATCAAAACTGATAGACGGCACAGAGGTGATCAACAGCTCGTTCCACCACAACAAGACGGGCTGTCAGATGACGTTTGACGACGACTACAGCGCCTACTGGGTCTACTTTATCAACTTCCTGGGAACTCTAGCTGTTCTACCCGGCAACATTGTTTCTGCACTGCTCATGGATAAGATTGGACGCCTTTCGATGTTAG GTGGCTCCATGGTTCTGTCAGGGATCAGTTGTTTCTTCCTGTGGTTCGGCACCAGTGAGTCGATGATGATCTTCATGCTGTGCCTTTACAACGGCCTGAGCATATCAGCCTGGAACTCACTGGACGTGGTCACCACAGAGTCCTTCCCTACAGACAGGAG gggGACAGGTTTTGGGTTCTGTAATGCTCTGTGTAAGTTAGCTGCCGTGTTGGGGAACGTGATCTTTGGTTCGCTGGTTGGCATCACCAAGGCCATCCCCATCCTCCTGGCCTCATCTGTGCTGGTGTGTGGAGGTCTGGTGGGGCTCCGGCTGCCTGATACTCGGGCCAACGTCCTCATGTAG